One region of Cydia pomonella isolate Wapato2018A chromosome 9, ilCydPomo1, whole genome shotgun sequence genomic DNA includes:
- the LOC133521252 gene encoding sugar transporter SWEET1 yields the protein MALSEFKELISGLAVVTTVLNFLAGMLVCKQYVVNRSTAEASPLPFLTGILASALWLMYGITKNDNKIILVNTIGITLMTLYSLVFYMYTYKKSTTFKQMVFTMGLLVSSVGYLRFEEDKEILLGRLGTVACLVTLLAIAAPMSKLFYVLKVKSTECLPFPMILMSFFVSSLWFLYGVIEEDNYLILPNIVGAGLSVFQLSLFAVFPRTPALLPKSVLA from the exons atGGCTTTGTCTGAATTCAAGGAACTTATAAGCGGCTTAGCCGTTGTTACAACAGTACTGAATTTTTTAGCAGGAat GTTGGTGTGCAAACAATATGTGGTCAATAGATCTACAGCCGAAGCATCACCACTGCCTTTTCTTACCGGTATTCTCGC ATCAGCCTTGTGGCTCATGTATGGCATCACCAAAAACGATAATAAGATAATACTAGTGAACACAATAGGAATAACACTTATGACATTGTATTCTCTTGTGTTCTATATGTATACGTACAAGAAATCTACGACATTTAAGCAGATGGTCTTTACGATGGGCTTGCTTGTTTCATCTGTAGGATATTTAAGATTTGAGGAGGATAAAGAAATTCTTCTTGGCCGACTGG GAACAGTTGCATGCCTCGTCACACTGCTGGCGATAGCTGCTCCAATGAGCAAGCTTTTCTATGTGTTAAAAGTGAAGAGCACAGAATGTCTCCCATTCCCTATGATACTCATGTCTTTCTTCGTGTCAAGTCTTTGGTTCCTGTATGGTGTTATAGAGgaagataattatttaatt CTACCAAATATTGTCGGCGCGGGCCTTTCGGTGTTCCAGCTTTCGCTGTTCGCCGTCTTCCCCCGGACGCCTGCCCTCTTGCCTAAGAGCGTGTTAGCGTAA